A window of Cellulomonas fimi contains these coding sequences:
- a CDS encoding bifunctional riboflavin kinase/FAD synthetase, with protein MILPVQRWNDLADVPSGFGPSVVTIGNFDGVHRGHVSVLTRMCADARAVGARAVAVTFTPHPLQVHRPDSAPELITGDEDRLELLAETGLDAVLLLPYTLEFARQTPQEFVERYLVDGLRTRTVVVGRDVRFGWQNSGDLSTMVALGERYGFDVEVIEDVTPAPAADPGSAEDQAADPLRRRWSSTWARELLEAGDVVQAARVLGRPHRVRGTVVHGDARGRELGYPTANLGGELTGMVPADGVYAGWLRRVRHADGTAVTSQDPDRVLPAAVSIGTNPTFDGQERRIEAYVLDRDDLDLYDEQVVVELVERLRPTLRFDSVDALLERMGEDVERVREVLAGAATA; from the coding sequence ATGATCCTCCCTGTGCAGCGCTGGAACGACCTCGCGGACGTCCCGTCCGGGTTCGGCCCGTCGGTCGTGACCATCGGCAACTTCGACGGTGTCCACCGCGGGCACGTCAGCGTCCTCACCCGAATGTGCGCCGACGCGCGCGCGGTCGGGGCGCGCGCCGTGGCCGTGACGTTCACGCCGCACCCGCTCCAGGTGCACCGGCCCGACAGCGCGCCCGAGCTCATCACGGGCGACGAGGACCGGCTCGAGCTGCTCGCGGAGACGGGTCTCGACGCCGTCCTCCTGCTGCCGTACACGCTCGAGTTCGCGCGCCAGACGCCGCAGGAGTTCGTCGAGCGGTACCTCGTCGACGGGCTGCGGACGCGCACGGTCGTCGTCGGCCGCGACGTGCGGTTCGGCTGGCAGAACTCGGGCGACCTCTCGACGATGGTCGCGCTCGGCGAGCGGTACGGGTTCGACGTCGAGGTCATCGAGGACGTCACGCCCGCGCCCGCCGCCGACCCCGGCAGCGCCGAGGACCAGGCTGCCGACCCGCTGCGGCGCCGGTGGTCGTCGACGTGGGCGCGCGAGCTCCTGGAGGCGGGCGACGTCGTGCAGGCCGCGCGCGTGCTCGGCCGCCCGCACCGCGTGCGCGGGACCGTCGTGCACGGCGACGCGCGCGGCCGCGAGCTCGGCTACCCGACGGCGAACCTCGGCGGTGAGCTCACGGGCATGGTGCCGGCCGACGGCGTGTACGCCGGGTGGCTGCGGCGCGTGCGGCACGCCGACGGGACCGCCGTGACGTCGCAGGACCCGGACCGCGTCCTGCCCGCCGCGGTGTCGATCGGCACCAACCCGACGTTCGACGGGCAGGAGCGCCGCATCGAGGCGTACGTCCTCGACCGCGACGACCTCGACCTCTACGACGAGCAGGTCGTCGTCGAGCTCGTCGAGCGGCTGCGCCCGACGCTGCGGTTCGACTCGGTCGACGCGCTGCTCGAGCGCATGGGCGAGGACGTCGAGCGCGTGCGCGAGGTCCTGGCGGGCGCGGCCACCGCCTGA
- a CDS encoding TetR/AcrR family transcriptional regulator, with protein sequence MSSTIEQSSAPQRMTGAERREQILAAARRVFGEGGYAASTDEVARAAGVSQPYVVRLFGSKRELFLEAYRQASEQVLATLGSVPAGPEAAKRMGDAYVSLLEDRDLLRLLMHGFIAGGDPEVGRVARHTLGEAFRLFRERSGGTDDDARLFVAQGMLINVLLAVDAHRHTGEDSGMDGLVLCTLEHLPIP encoded by the coding sequence GTGTCGTCCACGATCGAGCAGAGCAGCGCCCCGCAGCGCATGACCGGGGCCGAGCGGCGCGAGCAGATCCTCGCCGCCGCGCGGCGCGTCTTCGGCGAGGGTGGGTACGCCGCGTCGACCGACGAGGTCGCGCGCGCCGCCGGGGTGTCGCAGCCCTACGTCGTCCGCCTCTTCGGGTCCAAGCGCGAGCTGTTCCTGGAGGCGTACCGGCAGGCGAGCGAGCAGGTGCTCGCGACGCTCGGCAGCGTCCCGGCCGGCCCCGAGGCCGCCAAGCGGATGGGCGACGCGTACGTCAGCCTGCTCGAGGACCGCGACCTGCTGCGTCTGCTCATGCACGGCTTCATCGCGGGCGGCGACCCCGAGGTGGGCCGCGTCGCGCGCCACACGCTCGGCGAGGCGTTCCGGCTGTTCCGTGAGCGGTCCGGCGGCACGGACGACGACGCCCGTCTGTTCGTCGCGCAGGGCATGCTCATCAACGTGCTGCTCGCCGTGGACGCCCACCGGCACACGGGCGAGGACAGCGGCATGGACGGCCTCGTCCTGTGCACGCTCGAGCACCTCCCGATCCCGTGA
- the rbfA gene encoding 30S ribosome-binding factor RbfA, which translates to MADTARARKLAERIQQVVAQMLDTRIKDPRLGFVTVTDVRVTGDLQHADVFYTVYGDDEARDGSAKALESAKGVIRSEVGKQTGIRLTPTLAFHLDAVPETAAHLDAALVEAARRDAEVAALASQASYAGEADPYRRPAEDEDDTEA; encoded by the coding sequence ATGGCTGACACTGCACGGGCCAGGAAGCTGGCGGAGCGGATCCAGCAGGTCGTCGCGCAGATGCTCGACACGCGGATCAAGGACCCGCGTCTCGGGTTCGTCACCGTGACGGACGTCCGCGTGACCGGCGACCTGCAGCACGCCGACGTGTTCTACACGGTGTACGGCGACGACGAGGCGCGCGACGGCAGCGCGAAGGCGCTCGAGAGCGCGAAGGGCGTCATCCGGTCCGAGGTCGGCAAGCAGACCGGCATCCGCCTGACCCCGACGCTCGCGTTCCACCTCGACGCGGTGCCGGAGACGGCGGCGCACCTCGACGCCGCGCTCGTCGAGGCCGCGCGACGGGACGCGGAGGTCGCGGCGCTCGCGTCGCAGGCGTCGTACGCGGGGGAGGCGGATCCCTACCGCCGGCCCGCGGAGGACGAGGACGACACCGAGGCATGA
- the rpsO gene encoding 30S ribosomal protein S15, whose translation MSLDSATKQAIMTEYATHEGDTGSPEVQIAVLTQRIKDLTEHLKEHKHDHHSRRGLLLLVGRRRRLLGYLQKVDINRYRSIIERLGLRR comes from the coding sequence GTGTCCCTGGACAGCGCCACCAAGCAGGCCATCATGACCGAGTACGCGACGCACGAGGGCGACACCGGTTCGCCGGAGGTGCAGATCGCCGTCCTGACCCAGCGGATCAAGGACCTGACGGAGCACCTCAAGGAGCACAAGCACGACCACCACAGCCGTCGCGGCCTGCTGCTGCTCGTCGGTCGTCGTCGTCGTCTTCTCGGCTACCTGCAGAAGGTCGACATCAACCGCTACCGCTCGATCATCGAGCGCCTCGGCCTGCGCCGTTGA
- the truB gene encoding tRNA pseudouridine(55) synthase TruB yields MSRPTPTGPRRPTAADGLVVVDKPQGWTSHDVVARTRRLAATRKVGHAGTLDPMATGVLVLGIGRATRLLTYVVGADKEYTATVRLGVATTTDDAEGEVVEVRDASGITEAALDAAVAALTGPILQVPSSVSAIKVGGERAYARVRAGEQVELAARPVTVERFDVHERRRVVVDGSVVLDVDVTVVCSSGTYVRALARDVGAALGVGGHLTALRRTRVGGFGLDVARTLDELAAEPDDAPLPVLPLADAARATFPVRTLDEDEVRALSYGQSLAPVPGGPAGTVAAMAPDGTLVALVEERGPRVRPVLVFAPAST; encoded by the coding sequence GTGAGTCGCCCGACCCCGACCGGCCCTCGCCGCCCCACCGCCGCCGACGGTCTCGTCGTCGTCGACAAGCCGCAGGGCTGGACCAGCCACGACGTCGTCGCGCGCACGCGCCGCCTCGCCGCGACGCGCAAGGTCGGGCACGCCGGGACGCTGGACCCGATGGCGACCGGTGTGCTCGTCCTCGGCATCGGCCGTGCGACCCGCCTGCTCACCTACGTCGTCGGCGCCGACAAGGAGTACACCGCCACCGTCCGGCTCGGTGTCGCGACCACGACCGACGACGCGGAGGGCGAGGTCGTCGAGGTCCGCGACGCGTCCGGGATCACCGAGGCCGCGCTCGACGCGGCCGTCGCCGCGCTCACCGGCCCCATCCTGCAGGTGCCCAGCTCGGTCTCCGCGATCAAGGTCGGCGGCGAGCGGGCGTACGCGCGCGTGCGGGCGGGGGAGCAGGTCGAGCTCGCCGCGCGCCCCGTCACCGTGGAGCGCTTCGACGTGCACGAGCGCCGCCGCGTCGTGGTCGACGGGTCGGTCGTGCTCGACGTCGACGTGACCGTCGTCTGCTCGTCCGGCACGTACGTCCGCGCGCTCGCGCGGGACGTCGGCGCGGCGCTCGGCGTCGGCGGTCACCTGACGGCGCTGCGGCGCACCCGGGTCGGCGGCTTCGGTCTCGATGTGGCACGCACGCTGGACGAGCTCGCCGCCGAGCCCGACGACGCGCCGCTGCCCGTGCTGCCGCTGGCCGACGCGGCGCGCGCGACGTTCCCGGTGCGCACCCTGGACGAGGACGAGGTCCGGGCGCTGTCGTACGGCCAGTCGCTCGCGCCGGTGCCGGGCGGGCCGGCCGGGACGGTCGCCGCGATGGCGCCCGACGGCACGCTCGTCGCGCTCGTCGAGGAGCGAGGGCCGCGCGTGCGCCCGGTGCTGGTGTTCGCTCCCGCGTCGACCTGA
- a CDS encoding polyribonucleotide nucleotidyltransferase → MEGPEIQFAEAVIDNGRFGTRTVRFETGRLAKQAAGSAAAYLDGDTMLLSATTAGKHPKDQFDFFPLTIDVEERQYAAGKIPGSFFRREGRPSTEAILACRLVDRPLRPLFVKGLRNEVQVVITVLAIHPDDAYDVLAINAASISTQLSGLPFSGPVGGVRIALVDGQWVAFPRYSERERATFDMVVAGRVVGDDVAIAMIEAEAPEKSWNLIQEGATAPTEEIVAQGLEAAKPFIKVLVEAQQELAAKAAKETQVFPTFPDYQDDAFAAVESAATASLGEALSIADKQTRENRLDEIKAEVVGQLAEQFEGREKELSAAYRSVQKKLIRQRILTDGFRIDGRGLRDIRTLSAEVEVLPRVHGSAIFERGETQILGVTTLNMLRMEQQLDTLSPETRKRYMHNYNFPPYSTGETGRVGSPKRREIGHGALAERALMPVLPSREEFPYAIRQVSEALGSNGSTSMGSVCASTLSLLNAGVPLRAPVAGIAMGLVSDTVDGETRYAALTDILGAEDAFGDMDFKVAGTRDFVTAIQLDTKLDGIPASVLAGALTQAKEARLAILDVIAEAIDVPDEMSPFAPRVITVKVPVDKIGEVIGPKGKMINQIQEETGADISIEDDGTVYIGATDGPSAEAARAAINAIANPHMPEVGERFVGTVVKTTTFGAFVSLSPGKDGLLHISQIRKLVGGKRVENVEDVLSIGQKVQVEIGEIDPRGKLSLHAVIEEDAAADAPAESAAAAPADA, encoded by the coding sequence GTGGAGGGTCCCGAGATCCAGTTCGCCGAGGCCGTGATCGACAACGGTCGCTTCGGCACCCGCACCGTCCGCTTCGAGACGGGCCGCCTGGCCAAGCAGGCCGCCGGCTCGGCCGCCGCCTACCTGGACGGCGACACGATGCTCCTGTCGGCCACGACGGCCGGCAAGCACCCCAAGGACCAGTTCGACTTCTTCCCGCTGACGATCGACGTCGAGGAGCGGCAGTACGCCGCGGGCAAGATCCCCGGCTCGTTCTTCCGTCGTGAGGGCCGTCCCTCGACCGAGGCGATCCTGGCGTGCCGTCTCGTCGACCGCCCGCTGCGCCCCCTGTTCGTCAAGGGCCTGCGCAACGAGGTCCAGGTCGTCATCACCGTCCTCGCGATCCACCCGGACGACGCGTACGACGTGCTCGCGATCAACGCCGCGTCCATCTCGACGCAGCTCTCCGGCCTGCCCTTCTCGGGCCCCGTCGGTGGCGTGCGCATCGCGCTCGTCGACGGCCAGTGGGTCGCGTTCCCGCGCTACTCCGAGCGTGAGCGCGCGACGTTCGACATGGTCGTCGCCGGTCGTGTCGTCGGTGACGACGTGGCCATCGCCATGATCGAGGCCGAGGCGCCCGAGAAGTCGTGGAACCTCATCCAGGAGGGTGCGACCGCGCCCACCGAGGAGATCGTCGCGCAGGGCCTCGAGGCCGCGAAGCCGTTCATCAAGGTCCTCGTCGAGGCGCAGCAGGAGCTCGCCGCGAAGGCCGCCAAGGAGACCCAGGTCTTCCCGACGTTCCCGGACTACCAGGACGACGCGTTCGCCGCCGTCGAGTCCGCCGCGACCGCGTCGCTGGGCGAGGCGCTGTCCATCGCCGACAAGCAGACGCGCGAGAACCGTCTCGACGAGATCAAGGCCGAGGTCGTGGGCCAGCTCGCCGAGCAGTTCGAGGGCCGCGAGAAGGAGCTCTCCGCCGCCTACCGGTCGGTGCAGAAGAAGCTCATCCGCCAGCGCATCCTCACGGACGGCTTCCGCATCGACGGCCGCGGCCTGCGGGACATCCGCACGCTGTCGGCCGAGGTCGAGGTCCTGCCCCGCGTGCACGGCTCGGCGATCTTCGAGCGCGGCGAGACGCAGATCCTCGGCGTCACGACGCTCAACATGCTCCGCATGGAGCAGCAGCTCGACACGCTCTCCCCGGAGACGCGCAAGCGGTACATGCACAACTACAACTTCCCGCCCTACTCGACGGGTGAGACGGGCCGTGTCGGCTCGCCGAAGCGCCGCGAGATCGGCCACGGCGCGCTCGCCGAGCGGGCGCTCATGCCCGTGCTGCCGAGCCGCGAGGAGTTCCCCTACGCGATCCGTCAGGTGTCCGAGGCCCTCGGCTCCAACGGCTCGACGTCCATGGGCTCGGTCTGCGCCTCGACGCTGTCGCTGCTCAACGCCGGTGTGCCGCTGCGCGCCCCCGTCGCGGGCATCGCGATGGGCCTCGTGTCCGACACGGTGGACGGTGAGACCCGCTACGCGGCGCTCACCGACATCCTCGGCGCCGAGGACGCGTTCGGTGACATGGACTTCAAGGTCGCCGGCACGCGCGACTTCGTCACCGCGATCCAGCTCGACACCAAGCTCGACGGCATCCCCGCGTCGGTGCTGGCCGGCGCGCTGACGCAGGCCAAGGAGGCGCGTCTCGCGATCCTCGACGTCATCGCCGAGGCGATCGACGTCCCGGACGAGATGAGCCCGTTCGCGCCGCGCGTCATCACGGTGAAGGTCCCCGTCGACAAGATCGGCGAGGTCATCGGCCCCAAGGGCAAGATGATCAACCAGATCCAGGAGGAGACCGGCGCCGACATCTCGATCGAGGACGACGGCACGGTCTACATCGGCGCCACCGACGGTCCGTCGGCGGAGGCCGCGCGGGCGGCGATCAACGCGATCGCCAACCCGCACATGCCCGAGGTGGGCGAGCGCTTCGTCGGCACCGTCGTGAAGACGACGACGTTCGGCGCGTTCGTGTCGCTCTCGCCGGGCAAGGACGGTCTGCTGCACATCTCGCAGATCCGCAAGCTCGTCGGCGGCAAGCGCGTCGAGAACGTCGAGGACGTCCTGTCCATCGGGCAGAAGGTCCAGGTCGAGATCGGCGAGATCGACCCGCGCGGCAAGCTCTCGCTGCACGCGGTCATCGAGGAGGACGCCGCGGCCGACGCGCCGGCGGAGTCCGCCGCCGCCGCGCCCGCCGACGCCTGA
- a CDS encoding DHA2 family efflux MFS transporter permease subunit yields the protein MTATATAPPPGASPAPSSTVRPAQRRPGRAVPVGVALVAASLPMFMATLDNLVMTTALPVLQVELSASLEQLQWMVNAYTLSFASLMIAAATLGDRLGRRRVFVAGIVVFALASIASALATDAGTLIAARAVQGAGAAAVMPLSLTLLAGSVPAARRAMAIGIWGAVSGLGVALGPVIGGAVVDGIAWQAIFWINVPVAIVAIPLVRWALPESYGRRQPIDVPGLLLAGTGVLATVWAIIRGNDDGWGSARVVGGLVLGAVLLAAFLVRESRTAHPLVPLRLFRVRSFAVANATALLFSVGVFGIVFLLSQYLQVGMGYSPLEAGVRTLPWTAAPMLVAPLAGMLAPRVGVRPLLTAGLALQALGLAWQGLLVGGDVVYADLVPGLALAGIGMGLTFAPSATAVLADMVPDDHGTASSVNATIRELGGALGVAVLVAVFQAADGTLTPEGYLAGLQPAMLAAAAIVGVGALLALLMPRGTGRGVTAVGGH from the coding sequence GTGACCGCCACCGCCACCGCACCTCCCCCGGGCGCGAGCCCTGCTCCGAGCAGCACGGTCCGGCCCGCCCAGCGGCGCCCCGGTCGCGCCGTCCCGGTCGGCGTCGCGCTCGTCGCCGCGTCGCTGCCGATGTTCATGGCGACGCTCGACAACCTCGTCATGACGACCGCGCTGCCCGTCCTGCAGGTCGAGCTGTCCGCGTCGCTCGAGCAGCTCCAGTGGATGGTCAACGCCTACACGCTGTCCTTCGCGAGCCTCATGATCGCCGCCGCCACGCTCGGCGACCGGCTCGGCCGCCGCCGGGTCTTCGTCGCCGGCATCGTCGTCTTCGCGCTCGCGTCGATCGCCTCCGCGCTCGCGACCGACGCCGGCACGCTCATCGCCGCCCGTGCCGTCCAGGGAGCCGGCGCGGCCGCCGTCATGCCCCTGTCCCTCACGCTGCTCGCCGGGTCCGTCCCCGCCGCACGGCGCGCCATGGCCATCGGCATCTGGGGCGCCGTCTCCGGCCTGGGCGTCGCGCTCGGGCCGGTCATCGGCGGGGCCGTGGTCGACGGCATCGCGTGGCAGGCGATCTTCTGGATCAACGTGCCCGTCGCGATCGTCGCGATCCCGCTCGTGCGGTGGGCGTTGCCCGAGTCCTACGGGCGCCGGCAGCCGATCGACGTGCCCGGTCTGCTCCTCGCCGGCACCGGCGTCCTCGCGACCGTGTGGGCGATCATCCGTGGCAACGACGACGGCTGGGGCTCTGCGCGCGTCGTCGGCGGGCTCGTGCTCGGCGCCGTCCTGCTCGCCGCGTTCCTCGTCCGCGAGTCGCGCACCGCCCACCCGCTCGTCCCGCTGCGCCTGTTCCGCGTCCGGTCGTTCGCCGTCGCCAACGCGACCGCGCTGCTGTTCTCCGTCGGCGTGTTCGGCATCGTCTTCCTGCTGTCGCAGTACCTCCAGGTCGGCATGGGCTACTCGCCGCTCGAGGCCGGCGTGCGCACCCTGCCGTGGACCGCCGCGCCCATGCTCGTGGCCCCGCTCGCCGGCATGCTCGCCCCGCGCGTCGGCGTCCGTCCGCTCCTCACGGCCGGGCTCGCGCTCCAGGCGCTCGGCCTCGCGTGGCAGGGGCTGCTCGTCGGCGGCGACGTCGTCTACGCGGACCTCGTGCCGGGCCTCGCGCTCGCCGGCATCGGCATGGGGCTGACCTTCGCGCCCAGCGCCACCGCGGTCCTCGCCGACATGGTCCCCGACGACCACGGCACCGCCTCGTCGGTCAACGCGACCATCCGCGAGCTCGGCGGCGCGCTCGGCGTCGCGGTCCTCGTCGCCGTCTTCCAGGCCGCCGATGGGACGCTCACGCCCGAGGGATACCTGGCCGGGCTCCAGCCCGCGATGCTCGCGGCCGCCGCGATCGTCGGCGTCGGTGCGCTGCTGGCCCTGCTCATGCCGCGTGGCACGGGCCGCGGCGTCACGGCCGTCGGGGGCCACTGA
- a CDS encoding glycoside hydrolase family 9 protein, protein MVSRTSAHARTGATAVVATVALALAGSGAALAASQIGEGTFESGAEGWVAYGTDGPIDTSTGALCVDVPAGSAQYGVGVVLNGVAIEQGETYTLAYTASASTDVTIRALVGQNGAPYGTVLDTSPALTSDPRDVTETFTASATYPATPAPDDPEGQIAFQLGGFSADAWTFCLDDVSLDSDVELLSHTSFAESLGPWSLYGTSDPVFADGRMCVDLPGGQSNPWDAGLAYNGLPVDEGENYVLSFTASATPDMPVRVIVGEGGGAYRTAFEQGSAPLTGEPTTLDYAFTSNLTFPPDGTAPGQLAFHLGKAAAYEFCISDVSLTTSATPPPGYEPDTGPRVRVNQVGYLPFGPKRATLVTDAADPVAWELHDADGGVVADGTSEPRGVEPSAEQAVHVIDFSDVTVEGEGFTLVADGETSRPFDIEADLYQQLRYDALNYFYLARSGTEIEADVVGEEYAREAGHVGVAPNQGDTDVPCLGPRDYYDGWTCDYRLDVSGGWYDAGDHGKYVVNGGIAVGQLLQTYERALHAGTAEALADGTLDLPEHGNDVPDVLDEARWELEWMLSMIVPEGEYAGMVHHKVHDEGWTGLPLLPADDPQVRSLHRPSTAATLNLSAVAAQGARLFEAYDPAFAETLLDAARSTWAAAQAHPALYAPGEAGADGGGAYNDSEVSDELYWAAAELYLTTGEDAFAQAVTSSPLHAADVFTPDGFSWGSVAALGRLDLATVPSALPDRDDVRASVVAGAEEYLAAQADQGFGSLYSPPGGQYVWGSSSQVANNLVVVATAYDLTGDARFRASTLEGLDYLLGRNALNQSYVTGWGEVASHQQHSRWFAHQLDPSLPGPPPGSLAGGPNSQAATWDPTTKAAFPNGCAPSACYVDEIQAWSTNEITVNWNSALSWVASWVADQGAGKPTAVAPTITEQPADATAGVGTDATFTAAANGVPAPAVQWQVRGARGGWKDVAGATSLTLTVRATAKTDGNRYRAVFSNASGTAESTAARLTVQRTPPVVTQQPSDVRARLGTVATFRAAADGYPEPRVAWQVRWARGSWHTIPGATSTTLRVPVTVLAASTQYRAVFTSTEGSATTDAAALVIDRPRS, encoded by the coding sequence GTGGTTTCTCGCACCTCAGCACACGCGCGCACGGGCGCCACGGCCGTCGTCGCGACGGTCGCGCTCGCGCTGGCAGGAAGCGGCGCGGCCCTCGCCGCGTCGCAGATCGGGGAGGGCACCTTCGAGTCCGGCGCCGAGGGCTGGGTCGCCTACGGCACGGACGGGCCGATCGACACGAGCACGGGCGCGCTGTGCGTCGACGTGCCGGCCGGGTCGGCGCAGTACGGCGTCGGCGTCGTGCTCAACGGCGTCGCGATCGAGCAGGGCGAGACGTACACGCTCGCGTACACCGCGTCGGCCTCGACCGACGTCACGATCCGCGCCCTCGTCGGCCAGAACGGCGCGCCGTACGGCACGGTGCTCGACACGAGCCCGGCGCTGACCTCCGACCCGCGCGACGTCACCGAGACGTTCACCGCGTCCGCCACGTACCCGGCGACGCCCGCCCCGGACGACCCGGAGGGGCAGATCGCGTTCCAGCTCGGCGGCTTCAGCGCCGACGCGTGGACGTTCTGCCTCGACGACGTGTCCCTCGACTCCGACGTCGAGCTGCTGTCGCACACGTCGTTCGCCGAGTCGCTCGGCCCGTGGTCGCTCTACGGCACGAGCGACCCGGTGTTCGCCGACGGCCGCATGTGCGTCGACCTGCCGGGCGGCCAGAGCAACCCCTGGGACGCGGGCCTCGCGTACAACGGCCTGCCCGTCGACGAGGGCGAGAACTACGTCCTGTCGTTCACCGCGAGCGCGACGCCGGACATGCCGGTGCGCGTCATCGTGGGCGAGGGCGGCGGCGCCTACCGGACTGCGTTCGAGCAGGGCTCGGCGCCGCTCACCGGCGAGCCGACGACCCTCGACTACGCGTTCACGTCGAACCTCACGTTCCCGCCCGACGGCACCGCGCCGGGGCAGCTCGCGTTCCACCTCGGCAAGGCCGCCGCGTACGAGTTCTGCATCTCCGACGTCTCGCTGACGACGTCCGCGACCCCACCGCCCGGGTACGAGCCCGACACCGGGCCGCGCGTGCGCGTCAACCAGGTCGGCTACCTGCCGTTCGGACCGAAGCGCGCGACGCTCGTGACGGACGCAGCGGACCCGGTCGCGTGGGAGCTGCACGACGCCGACGGCGGGGTCGTCGCCGACGGCACGAGCGAGCCGCGCGGCGTCGAGCCGTCGGCCGAGCAGGCCGTGCACGTCATCGACTTCTCCGACGTGACGGTCGAGGGCGAGGGCTTCACGCTCGTCGCAGACGGTGAGACGAGCCGGCCGTTCGACATCGAGGCCGACCTCTACCAGCAGCTCCGGTACGACGCCCTCAACTACTTCTACCTCGCGCGCTCGGGCACCGAGATCGAGGCCGACGTCGTCGGCGAGGAGTACGCCCGCGAGGCCGGGCACGTCGGCGTCGCGCCCAACCAGGGCGACACGGACGTCCCCTGCCTCGGGCCGCGCGACTACTACGACGGCTGGACGTGCGACTACCGGCTCGACGTGAGCGGCGGCTGGTACGACGCGGGCGACCACGGCAAGTACGTCGTCAACGGCGGCATCGCGGTCGGCCAGCTGCTCCAGACGTACGAGCGTGCGCTGCACGCCGGCACGGCCGAGGCGCTGGCCGACGGCACGCTCGACCTGCCCGAGCACGGCAACGACGTGCCCGACGTGCTCGACGAGGCGCGCTGGGAGCTCGAGTGGATGCTCTCGATGATCGTGCCCGAGGGCGAGTACGCGGGCATGGTGCACCACAAGGTGCACGACGAGGGCTGGACCGGCCTGCCGCTGCTGCCCGCCGACGACCCGCAGGTGCGCTCGCTGCACCGCCCGTCGACCGCGGCGACGCTCAACCTGTCCGCGGTCGCCGCGCAGGGTGCGCGGCTGTTCGAGGCGTACGACCCGGCGTTCGCCGAGACCCTGCTCGACGCCGCGCGCTCGACGTGGGCCGCCGCGCAGGCGCACCCGGCGCTCTACGCGCCCGGCGAGGCCGGTGCGGACGGCGGCGGCGCGTACAACGACTCCGAGGTGTCCGACGAGCTCTACTGGGCCGCCGCGGAGCTGTACCTCACGACAGGGGAGGACGCGTTCGCGCAGGCCGTGACGTCGTCGCCGCTCCACGCGGCGGACGTGTTCACGCCGGACGGGTTCAGCTGGGGGAGCGTCGCGGCGCTCGGCCGGCTCGACCTCGCGACCGTGCCGAGCGCGCTGCCCGACCGTGACGACGTCCGCGCGTCGGTCGTCGCGGGTGCCGAGGAGTACCTCGCCGCACAGGCCGACCAGGGCTTCGGGTCGCTGTACTCGCCGCCCGGCGGCCAGTACGTGTGGGGCTCGAGCTCGCAGGTCGCGAACAACCTCGTCGTCGTCGCGACGGCGTACGACCTCACCGGCGACGCGAGGTTCCGTGCGTCGACGCTCGAGGGGCTCGACTACCTGCTGGGCCGTAACGCGCTCAACCAGTCGTACGTGACCGGCTGGGGAGAGGTCGCCTCGCACCAGCAGCACAGCCGGTGGTTCGCGCACCAGCTCGACCCGTCGCTGCCGGGCCCGCCGCCCGGCTCGCTCGCGGGCGGTCCCAACTCCCAGGCGGCGACGTGGGACCCGACGACCAAGGCGGCCTTCCCGAACGGCTGCGCACCGTCGGCGTGCTACGTCGACGAGATCCAGGCGTGGTCGACCAACGAGATCACGGTCAACTGGAACTCGGCGCTGTCGTGGGTCGCGTCGTGGGTCGCCGACCAGGGCGCCGGGAAGCCGACCGCGGTCGCTCCGACGATCACGGAGCAGCCCGCCGACGCGACCGCCGGGGTCGGCACCGACGCCACGTTCACCGCGGCCGCGAACGGCGTCCCGGCGCCGGCCGTGCAGTGGCAGGTGCGCGGTGCGCGGGGCGGCTGGAAGGACGTCGCGGGTGCGACCAGCCTGACGCTGACCGTCCGGGCGACCGCGAAGACCGACGGCAACCGGTACCGGGCGGTGTTCTCGAACGCCTCGGGGACCGCCGAGTCGACCGCCGCCCGGCTCACGGTGCAGCGGACGCCCCCGGTCGTCACCCAGCAGCCGAGCGACGTCAGGGCGCGGCTCGGCACCGTCGCGACGTTCCGCGCCGCGGCCGACGGGTACCCCGAGCCGCGCGTCGCGTGGCAGGTCCGCTGGGCGCGCGGGTCGTGGCACACGATCCCGGGCGCGACGTCGACGACGCTGCGGGTCCCGGTCACCGTGCTCGCCGCGAGCACGCAGTACCGCGCGGTGTTCACCAGCACCGAGGGCTCGGCCACGACCGACGCCGCGGCGCTCGTGATCGACCGGCCTCGCAGCTGA